The following coding sequences lie in one Primulina huaijiensis isolate GDHJ02 chromosome 2, ASM1229523v2, whole genome shotgun sequence genomic window:
- the LOC140971233 gene encoding RNA polymerase sigma factor sigF, chloroplastic isoform X1, which yields MEAVSSLISSSPQFFSRTHVRNCSASSSSVSLLPDQATPALSAPSTIARYSPSSVLIQDQRGETRTLSWSKEENTVQEISDRRLVVMAPAFPSNEDNNYLATGRYVKDLGLQLQHWPSLSYLWPSLNRKELPSQRAMASVSSKGETLIGVEADRVVALAREALSACKEAASIVKDTNLFESHLYCPSDLTGLANISLRHKRMVRSTRLPERRTKQRRLPELNIEVREIKHHRKPESSGKNGGFDSNDTLQMFLGGPETRQLLTAKEESELISKIQELMKLQEVRSRLRTQFSREPTLVEWAAAIGISCQALRSELHCGNSSREKLIYANFRLVVHIAKQYQGRGLNFADLLQGGSIGLMRSVEKFKPQVGCRFATYAYWWIRQAIRKTLFQHSRTIRLPENVYGLLSKVFEAKKVCVQRGNHNPKKEDIAACAGMTVERLESLLYTARTPVSMQQPIWMDQDTTFQEITADPSIEAPESSAEKQLMRQHVRNLLGILNPRERKIIKMRFGIEDGTQRSLSEIGTDFGLTKERVRQLECRALYKLKQCLDSHGLAAYTDMLV from the exons ATGGAGGCAGTGAGCAGCTTGATTTCTTCGTCCCCACAATTCTTCTCCAGAACCCATGTCAGAAATTGCTCTGCCTCGTCTTCCTCTG TTTCTCTGCTTCCTGATCAAGCAACTCCGGCTCTTTCCGCTCCATCTACTATTGCCCGATATTCTCCGTCTTCAGTACTTATTCAGGACCAGCGTGGTGAAACAAGGACGTTATCGTGGTCAAAAGAAGAAAATACAGTCCAG GAAATATCGGATAGAAGACTGGTGGTAATGGCACCTGCATTCCCATCTAATGAAGATAACAACTATCTTGCTACTGGTCGATATGTGAAAGATTTGGGCCTTCAATTGCAGCACTGGCCATCATTATCGTATCT ATGGCCATCGTTAAACAGAAAAGAACTACCCTCACAAAGGGCAATGGCATCCGTTTCAAGTAAAGGAGAGACATTAATAGGTGTAGAAGCAGACCGTGTTGTTGCACTTGCAAGAGAAGCTTTATCTGCATGCAAGGAGGCAGCATCAATTGTAAAAGATACTAACCTTTTCGAGTCTCATCTTTACTGCCCGTCTGATCTAAC AGGTCTAGCCAACATTTCTCTGCGGCATAAGAGAATGGTGAGGTCAACACGTCTCCCGGAGAGGCGAACGAAGCAGAGGAGGTTGCCAGAGCTAAATATTGAGGTTCGGGAGATTAAGCATCATAGGAAGCCGGAATCAAGTGGAAAAAATGGAGGATTTGATTCTAATGATACCCTTCAAATGTTCTTAGGAGGACCAGAAACAAGGCAGCTATTGACTGCCAAAGAAGAGTCAGAACTGATATCGAAGATACAG GAGTTAATGAAACTACAAGAAGTGAGAAGTAGGCTTCGGACTCAGTTTTCCCGGGAACCGACACTAGTTGAGTGGGCTGCAGCCATTGGTATTAGCTGCCAAGCCTTGCGGTCAGAGCTTCACTGTGGTAACAGTAGCCGGGAGAAGTTAATTTACGCCAATTTTCGCTTGGTGGTTCACATTGCCAAGCAGTACCAAGGGCGTGGGTTAAACTTCGCAGATCTTTTACAG GGAGGAAGCATTGGTCTTATGAGAAGTGTTGAAAAATTCAAGCCCCAAGTAGGTTGCAGATTTGCGACTTATGCCTATTGGTGGATTCGGCAAGCAATAAGGAAAACCCTGTTTCAGCACTCGAGGACGATCCGCTTGCCG GAAAATGTCTATGGCCTCCTGTCGAAGGTTTTCGAAGCTAAGAAAGTATGCGTTCAGCGAGGCAATCATAACCCAAAGAAAGAGGACATAGCAGCATGTGCTGGCATGACAGTTGAGAGACTGGAGAGCTTGCTTTATACAGCTCGAACGCCTGTCTCAATGCAGCAGCCCATATGGATGGACCAAGATACAACATTTCAG GAAATCACTGCAGATCCGAGTATCGAGGCCCCAGAATCGAGTGCAGAGAAACAACTAATGAGACAACACGTTCGAAATCTCTTGGGCATTCTCAATCCGAGGGAGAGGAAAATAATCAAGATGAGATTCGGCATTGAAGATGGCACACAGAGATCCCTGTCGGAAATtggtactgattttgggctaaCAAAGGAACGAGTTAGACAACTGGAGTGTCGAGCACTGTACAAACTGAAACAGTGTCTTGACAGCCATGGACTAGCAGCATATACAGATATGCTCGTTTAG
- the LOC140971233 gene encoding RNA polymerase sigma factor sigF, chloroplastic isoform X2 codes for MEAVSSLISSSPQFFSRTHVRNCSASSSSVSLLPDQATPALSAPSTIARYSPSSVLIQDQRGETRTLSWSKEENTVQEISDRRLVVMAPAFPSNEDNNYLATGRYVKDLGLQLQHWPSLSYLKELPSQRAMASVSSKGETLIGVEADRVVALAREALSACKEAASIVKDTNLFESHLYCPSDLTGLANISLRHKRMVRSTRLPERRTKQRRLPELNIEVREIKHHRKPESSGKNGGFDSNDTLQMFLGGPETRQLLTAKEESELISKIQELMKLQEVRSRLRTQFSREPTLVEWAAAIGISCQALRSELHCGNSSREKLIYANFRLVVHIAKQYQGRGLNFADLLQGGSIGLMRSVEKFKPQVGCRFATYAYWWIRQAIRKTLFQHSRTIRLPENVYGLLSKVFEAKKVCVQRGNHNPKKEDIAACAGMTVERLESLLYTARTPVSMQQPIWMDQDTTFQEITADPSIEAPESSAEKQLMRQHVRNLLGILNPRERKIIKMRFGIEDGTQRSLSEIGTDFGLTKERVRQLECRALYKLKQCLDSHGLAAYTDMLV; via the exons ATGGAGGCAGTGAGCAGCTTGATTTCTTCGTCCCCACAATTCTTCTCCAGAACCCATGTCAGAAATTGCTCTGCCTCGTCTTCCTCTG TTTCTCTGCTTCCTGATCAAGCAACTCCGGCTCTTTCCGCTCCATCTACTATTGCCCGATATTCTCCGTCTTCAGTACTTATTCAGGACCAGCGTGGTGAAACAAGGACGTTATCGTGGTCAAAAGAAGAAAATACAGTCCAG GAAATATCGGATAGAAGACTGGTGGTAATGGCACCTGCATTCCCATCTAATGAAGATAACAACTATCTTGCTACTGGTCGATATGTGAAAGATTTGGGCCTTCAATTGCAGCACTGGCCATCATTATCGTATCT AAAAGAACTACCCTCACAAAGGGCAATGGCATCCGTTTCAAGTAAAGGAGAGACATTAATAGGTGTAGAAGCAGACCGTGTTGTTGCACTTGCAAGAGAAGCTTTATCTGCATGCAAGGAGGCAGCATCAATTGTAAAAGATACTAACCTTTTCGAGTCTCATCTTTACTGCCCGTCTGATCTAAC AGGTCTAGCCAACATTTCTCTGCGGCATAAGAGAATGGTGAGGTCAACACGTCTCCCGGAGAGGCGAACGAAGCAGAGGAGGTTGCCAGAGCTAAATATTGAGGTTCGGGAGATTAAGCATCATAGGAAGCCGGAATCAAGTGGAAAAAATGGAGGATTTGATTCTAATGATACCCTTCAAATGTTCTTAGGAGGACCAGAAACAAGGCAGCTATTGACTGCCAAAGAAGAGTCAGAACTGATATCGAAGATACAG GAGTTAATGAAACTACAAGAAGTGAGAAGTAGGCTTCGGACTCAGTTTTCCCGGGAACCGACACTAGTTGAGTGGGCTGCAGCCATTGGTATTAGCTGCCAAGCCTTGCGGTCAGAGCTTCACTGTGGTAACAGTAGCCGGGAGAAGTTAATTTACGCCAATTTTCGCTTGGTGGTTCACATTGCCAAGCAGTACCAAGGGCGTGGGTTAAACTTCGCAGATCTTTTACAG GGAGGAAGCATTGGTCTTATGAGAAGTGTTGAAAAATTCAAGCCCCAAGTAGGTTGCAGATTTGCGACTTATGCCTATTGGTGGATTCGGCAAGCAATAAGGAAAACCCTGTTTCAGCACTCGAGGACGATCCGCTTGCCG GAAAATGTCTATGGCCTCCTGTCGAAGGTTTTCGAAGCTAAGAAAGTATGCGTTCAGCGAGGCAATCATAACCCAAAGAAAGAGGACATAGCAGCATGTGCTGGCATGACAGTTGAGAGACTGGAGAGCTTGCTTTATACAGCTCGAACGCCTGTCTCAATGCAGCAGCCCATATGGATGGACCAAGATACAACATTTCAG GAAATCACTGCAGATCCGAGTATCGAGGCCCCAGAATCGAGTGCAGAGAAACAACTAATGAGACAACACGTTCGAAATCTCTTGGGCATTCTCAATCCGAGGGAGAGGAAAATAATCAAGATGAGATTCGGCATTGAAGATGGCACACAGAGATCCCTGTCGGAAATtggtactgattttgggctaaCAAAGGAACGAGTTAGACAACTGGAGTGTCGAGCACTGTACAAACTGAAACAGTGTCTTGACAGCCATGGACTAGCAGCATATACAGATATGCTCGTTTAG
- the LOC140961068 gene encoding cytochrome P450 94C1-like, protein MDSMFSWAQSFHGSMLSMFFLPLLIITMSITFFAIMKIRVSCSCEICKAYIESTWKTQFPNLCDWYTHLLKNSPSRTIYIHILNNTVTANPDNVEYMLKTRFNNFPKGKPFSAILGDFLGRGIFNVDGDLWRFQRKMAIFELGRVSIRSYAFEVARQEIDTCLIPLLESVCFRNETLDLQDVFGIFSFDFIFKFSFGLDPKCLELSLPLSKFAVAFDLASKLSAERAMNASPLVWKIKRVFNLGTEKKLRESIKILDILAQEVIEQRRSFDFSHKNDLLSRFMSNINDDTYLRDIVISFVLAGRDTVASALTSFFWLVTNHPDVEAGILTELDRVLGPKQGITSYEQIRKLHYLHASIYESMRLYPPVQFDSKFCLQDDIFPDGSLLRKGTRVTYHPYAMGRIEEIWGENCLEFKPERWLKDGVFFHQNPFKYPVFQAGVRICLGKEMAIVEIKSVAVSLLRRFRFEVVQPKESPRFSPGLTATFRGGLRVFVRDRSTSS, encoded by the coding sequence ATGGACTCCATGTTTTCTTGGGCTCAGTCTTTTCATGGCTCCATGTTGTCCATGTTTTTCTTACCTCTGCTCATCATTACAATGTCTATAACCTTTTTCGCCATCATGAAAATCAGGGTTTCGTGCAGTTGTGAGATCTGTAAAGCATATATTGAATCCACCTGGAAAACACAGTTTCCGAATCTTTGCGATTGGTACACTCATTTGCTGAAAAATTCTCCATCTCGAACCATATATATCCATATTCTGAACAATACAGTCACTGCAAATCCAGACAACGTTGAATATATGCTAAAAACCAGGTTTAATAATTTCCCGAAAGGGAAGCCTTTTTCTGCAATCTTGGGTGATTTCTTGGGACGAGGGATATTCAACGTGGATGGAGATTTGTGGAGATTTCAGAGGAAAATGGCGATTTTTGAACTGGGTCGGGTCTCCATCAGGAGCTACGCATTCGAAGTTGCTCGACAAGAAATTGATACCTGTTTGATACCCCTTTTGGAATCAGTTTGTTTCAGAAATGAAACACTGGATTTACAAGATgtttttggaatattttcatTTGATTTCATCTTTAAGTTTTCATTCGGATTAGACCCCAAGTGTTTGGAACTGTCGCTTCCGTTATCAAAGTTCGCCGTCGCCTTCGATTTAGCGTCCAAACTTTCAGCAGAGAGAGCCATGAATGCTTCCCCACTCGTTTGGAAGATCAAAAGAGTTTTCAACCTGGGAACTGAGAAAAAACTCCGGGAATCAATTAAGATTCTCGATATTTTAGCTCAAGAAGTCATCGAGCAAAGGCGaagttttgatttttctcaCAAAAATGATCTTTTATCAAGATTCATGAGTAATATCAACGATGACACTTATCTCCGGGATATAGTCATAAGCTTCGTTTTAGCAGGCCGCGACACAGTGGCTTCTGCCCTCACAAGTTTCTTCTGGCTAGTCACCAATCACCCAGACGTCGAGGCTGGTATCCTGACCGAGTTGGATAGGGTTCTTGGACCCAAACAAGGGATCACCAGCTACGAACAGATTCGAAAGCTCCACTATTTGCATGCATCCATTTATGAAAGCATGAGACTATATCCACCAGTTCAATTCGACTCAAAATTTTGTTTGCAGGACGATATTTTTCCGGATGGGAGTTTATTGAGAAAGGGAACTAGGGTTACTTACCATCCATACGCAATGGGGAGAATCGAAGAGATTTGGGGTGAGAACTGCTTGGAATTTAAGCCAGAAAGATGGCTTAAAGATGGGGTTTTCTTCCACCAAAACCCTTTCAAGTATCCTGTTTTTCAGGCTGGTGTTAGAATTTGCTTAGGTAAAGAAATGGCAATTGTGGAGATAAAAAGTGTTGCCGTCTCTTTGTTGCGACGATTTCGATTCGAAGTGGTACAGCCAAAGGAAAGCCCCAGGTTCTCACCTGGGCTTACTGCTACTTTTCGCGGCGGTTTACGGGTTTTTGTTCGAGATCGAAGCACCTCATCTTAG